The following are encoded in a window of Rosa chinensis cultivar Old Blush chromosome 4, RchiOBHm-V2, whole genome shotgun sequence genomic DNA:
- the LOC112196966 gene encoding 21 kDa protein, with protein sequence MKNHLPLTSLSLLIFLFLLRSPPAVGFPSPAPSTNDSDFIRTSCGTTLYPELCYSSLSRYANAVQSNPSQLAKVAIGVSLSNAKRMAAFVSNLSRHADYGSDHRATAALHDCFSNFDDAVDQIRDSLRQMKSLGSAPGSVRFQMSNVQTWMSAALTDQDTCTDGFQDVPDGSVKSDVVNKVEKVKKVTSNALALVNRVAEKGG encoded by the coding sequence ATGAAAAACCATCTCCCTCTCACCTCACTCTCACtcctcatcttcctcttcctcctccgctCACCCCCAGCCGTCGGATTCCCCTCTCCCGCTCCCTCCACCAACGACTCAGATTTCATCCGCACCAGCTGCGGCACCACCCTCTACCCCGAGCTCTGCTACTCCTCCCTCTCCCGCTACGCCAACGCCGTCCAGAGCAACCCTTCTCAGCTCGCCAAGGTCGCCATCGGCGTCAGCCTCTCCAACGCCAAGCGCATGGCCGCCTTCGTCTCCAACCTCTCCCGCCACGCCGACTACGGCTCCGACCACCGCGCCACCGCCGCCCTCCACGACTGCTTCAGCAACTTCGACGACGCCGTCGATCAGATTCGCGACTCACTCCGGCAGATGAAGAGCCTCGGTTCGGCTCCTGGGTCGGTCCGGTTTCAGATGAGCAACGTCCAGACGTGGATGAGCGCCGCTCTGACGGACCAGGATACGTGTACGGACGGGTTTCAGGACGTGCCGGACGGGTCGGTCAAGTCCGACGTGGTGAACAAGGTCGAGAAAGTGAAGAAGGTCACGAGTAATGCCCTCGCGCTCGTCAACAGAGTGGCGGAGAAAGGAGGCTGA